TCCTCCCTGATAATCTTCAGAGCTAACAATAAAGTAATACAAGTTATTTTGTGCTGAAACACAAGAACAAGTTTGTTCCAATGTCAATTTTGTGAAGGGGTCACTCTTAGGGTTCTCCAGAAGCTCTGGCGACTGGAGAAAATTTGCCATCTGCTCGACCTGACTAAGCTACCCAGGGGAAATGTATACTCATTTTTTGGGGCCAGTTTGGCAGGGAAAGCAATTTTCACCGGCTAATTGAAATAGTTCTCCATCTAATTCAAATTTTCCAGAGAATCCTACAGTACACTTTGGGCTTCATTAATCTACAAGTAGCATCTCCCAAAGAAGGAAATCATTTCCTTTGGATTTTGTTAGTGCATCTTGAACAGTTTAAAAACAATGATGTGGCACTGAAAACACTCCGACTGAGTGTATGGAAATTTGTTTGTGCTCTTCACATCTCAATCcaattttccagttggccgATGTGAAGGAATCCAGATTccagaatccagaatccagGACCAGGGATCAGCTATTCGGAATCTGGAATCCACAGGCTGGGATCCGGAATCGGAGCGCCACCTGGTTCCAGGGCAAATTCAGGCTACTGTGAGTGTATTTAGCAAATGTTTGCTCCTGTTGCTATCTTAACTTCAATGACCTCTTGTTTAGGAAAATCACTTCCAATATGATTTTTCATAAAAATATTGTTCTCCACAGCATTTATTTGAATAATTAGTACTTCAACCCCTTGAGTTTTACAACTGTAATAGTTTTtcctctaacaccagacaaGTTTACATCAGTGGGAATgattcaggagtcaatgggttagcaGGCATCCTCAAAGACTAATGTGTAACGCTATGTAACCTTTACATTGCAGTAACgttgcatacatgtacaaggGCTGTGAGATGGGACTTATCCTTTACTGTCCCTAAGTGAAATCTCTAAAAACCTTCAACACTGGCAAAATGATATAGCTTTCATTTACAGCAGCACTTTCTCTCCTGTCAACAATTGTAGACCTTCAAGATTTCTCCAGTTAATGTCCTATCCCAGAACCTCCCCAGTGGCAGAATTGAACtcatttttttcatcatttcctGACGGGGTTACTTACCTCTTCGCACCATATTTCCAACCACAGAATCTAGGaaagaaacaataattattgtaagatAAGAATGGTGGGAGATCACTTATGGAGATGCAAAACAAAGTTGGAAGTGGGTGGgtgatgggggaggggggggggggggggaatagaATGGCCTGAGTGATCAATAAAGTTTACCCCCAGCAtatgtcttcctcctcttcctcaTCATTGTCGTTATCACCACTTTACACTGCATCAATTGGCACACTTAAGTGTATGTTACTACCCTTGTCTGCCACAGAAACCATTACCAGACTCTCCAGATATTGCGGCTCCTCATAAATCTGAGATACACAgaccccaccccccacccccccaaaaaaaggaCAAACCAATAGACTACAGTAAAGTTTGTAATTATGCCTACCAGCTGGTTGTGCACTTGCCATTTTCTTCCCTTCTGTTCTCATACACTGCATTAGTTCACTAAAGAGAAATCGCAAAACTTAATGCTGACCACATTGCTTCCAAAACAGTGAACATATGTTGTAATAACCAGAGATAAAATACCGAAGTATTAAAAGATTGCAGTGGTGTTGAATTCTTTAGAACTTAACATAAACCCTAATGCACAAGAGCCTCTTGCTTGTGATAAtcaatatggaaaaaaaaagagttgtttACCCTGCTGTGCTCCAGCGAGTCTGGGATACAATTCTTCTTAACAGTTGTAATGTCTGTGTTGCAATGTTATATGATCCATGAAGTTGTCTGAAATGCCAAAAGAAAAGTACAATATGTGACCCAACCCTGCATGTAACAGATAACATTTAGTGCATCTGCCATTCTGAATGATCAGGACGCAAAACAGAGAAAGAGCCACTATTGCCAAATGCTAATAATGCAGGACTTGAGCTGAATTACAGTGTTCAAGTCTGTCTTTGACTATGACTACTACCAGTACTTTGGCTGGGCAAATGCATAATTTGTTTCTCATCCAATTCCACAAGGAACTAGAACAGACTGATAATCACCTTCTGACAAGTGATGGGTTGCCCTTTAATTTCCTTAACTGTTACAGACCAACCAAATAAACAAACTGACCATGTATAACATCCTCTCTTTCTGACTTGAGGACTAAATTACAAAGAGTGCAGTTCAATGATTTTATTGCAGTTAAATATGTAAGTTGACAGAGTTAAacaactggccccagttgttcaaatgatggatagcgctatccgccgggtAAATCACTACCCAGTGGATAAAGCcacagcaaaaccaattgcccTATCCAatggacagtgatttatccggtggatagcgttattcaccttttgaacaactggggccaggagtGTCTATTATTTTGCCAGTTGTGGTCAGTGGAGTTGCCACGTCAGTGCAAATTCCACCATGATTCCCTGTACTTGTGTACTTTAGGGCCCATCTGTAGCATTGCTGTTGTGAAGCAGAAAAAGAGTGTTCGTGGGGTGCTATTTCCCATCCCCCCTTTAGCGGTATTTTTATCAATGTGACGTGTGCCTGTCTTCCATGCTGCATGGGGGCTCATGACTGGGTTTCAAGGTTTCCCAGCCAAATGGACCACATATGATCCTGGatcacagcaccacagccaggtATAATCAGCTGGGCATCATCATTTGCCTTTTTTACGCAGGAAAACAACAGCCTTGGTACCGAGAGAAAAACCCTTGACAGTAGAAACCACCTACAATCACAGAGGTGAAAAGACATGGTTGATTACCACTATGCCAACCTGACATAGGCCTATACTATAGGGAAGCGCCAGATGGTCATCCACCTAAACACACCCAACATGACTTCACCCCAGTGAACTGATCGACATGAAAGCTGTGTGCTGTTCTTAATGCAAATTTCACAGTTGTTCCCATATCTCAGCTTAAAGTCTACTctattctctctctctctcgttgATCGATGTTCACGTGCAAACATGTGTATGAGGCCTGGTATTCCAGAATTAAGCCCAGTCATAAAGCTAAATCAAATACTAACCCCTGCttgagaaaagaaacaaagcttTCAATTCTCTCATACAAATCATCTTCTTTCGATTCAGCTGATGGAGGAGCCATGCCTGCCGTAAGAAAATGGCTAATGTTTTGAGAAAAGTCAAACATGGGTCAGCGGCTTAACTCATCGATAGATGATCGCGCATAAACAGTTTATCCGTGGGCTCGGGTCCGGGCTCTCAGTTCACTCAGCGCGGTCGTCAGCGCGGCATTTTTAAGAATTTCGGATATTTTTAGTAAATACAAGTACAAATCATGACGGACAATATTGTTTCAAAACTCGCCCTGAGGGAAGTGAGTATACTCTTTTTTTTCGTATAAGCCTATTGAATTCACATCAAtactaataatatatatattttaatatttttgaagaCAATGGGGACGTTACAACCGTACTCGCGTGCAAACCGACTCCGCTTGTTCAAGAAATGTCCGCAGCGGTTTTGCATTCCACTTAAAAGTATACTGGACGTGAATGGTGACCTTATGAGAGGGTAATTGTCTAAAATGTTAACAATCGACATCGTAGGTAAAAGCGAGGGATTTGGAGGAACAATGGACTGGTTATTTCCAAAAAGAGGACAGCTGAATACAGACCATATAAATTCCtatataaaaacaaaaattaaaaaaaaacatcacatgTACACGTACACGAAGGATATCTTCATATTTTACTCGGATTACTGACAAGTCATAAATAAATCATATGCTGGAGAtctgtatcatcatcatcatcgtctaTTGTTGCAGTcgaaaaataatatatatttaattaGGCCATTGGTCAGTGTATCAGCAATTGATTGGATATTTACAGTGGGACCCATGCCGATATATCCAGTAGcctgcatgtacatgtagctggcACTCACGAGTATGATGGTTTTGGCTGTGACTGGCATGTGGACTAGTAATTTTGATACTCGGGGTCAAAACAACGAAGTAACCATCAAATTATTTACTCCCGTGTGTTTAAATAACCTTGCAATTAAAATACTCTGCCAGCTATGCAGGCTAATATCCAGCTGACAGGGTATAATTTATGACTAGTAAAATGTATGAGAATTCTGTATCTTCTTTACGAAAGGGTCTGTATCAGTACCATAATTCTGTCAAAgggtatttatactaattaacaattagacccgtagcccttgcggacTACGGGTCAATTGCCCATGAGGCAAAGCCGAatgagctattgacccgtggcccttgagggtgaagggtctaattgttttagtatcacccaactagtcggacagaaaaggcaataataaagttagcaaatgcatgttaaagaaatatttatttgggaataaaacgaaagaaagcgccaTGCTTTTCGCTACTCTAGGACtatatcacccaactagtggactaatgcaaatcctgcattttgattggctacgctactagaggactattagtaatactCCTCAAGTAGCGAAAGCGtgacactttcttttgttttatgcccaaataaatatttctttaacttgcatttgctaactttattcctgccttttctgtctgactagttgggtgatactaaaacaattagaccctttgccctcaagggccacaggtctaattgttaattattacccTTTGACAGAATTGTGATACTGTGAGTGAATGAAAGAGGGACATTTGAGAAAAGTATACCTTAAACAGGCATAGATTATTAGTATGTATGTTTTATTAtccacattttaattttttttttgtttttgttttttttgtttcaggcaTGTAATTCTTGGTTTTACTAAGAGTGGCAAATATCTCATAtcatattgccttaaaatagaTAGCGATGATGCCAGCCCACTTCCTTGTTATCGTTACTCACTGCATTGGTGGCAGTTTAATCAGCAAAGACCTTTAGTGCAGGTTTGAAGTTTTATATTCAACTATTATTCTTTGAATAGATCAAAGAATACCTGGGCTCTTCTGACTAATCTTTGGTGAGGGTTTCATCAGGATTTTGCTCAATAGCTCATCAGCATTTGGCCACTGGGCATTTTTAATGCTTTTGATACAATAAAgtaaacagaaaagattaaaacAGCTGTGCAAAGTCATATTGTTAAAAGGTCAATTTGCCCAGTGCCCTGCCCTGCTTTGGGATCTTAAGATCTTACAATGGTGGCTCGGTCAACCCATTTGTAATGTAGATTTCGACAATACAGAGTATTTTGTGTGACCACTCTTGATTGCACAGATTTGGCACCTTCTCTGGTTGGCCCTTTTTGTTGGTTTATAacccttttttttgttgttgttgttgttgttttttgtgttttttgtgtttttgtttctttgttttgttttttgtttttcttccccattgaaataaaaaaggcaataaattgAATGGAGAAAAACAAGGAGGATAGGTAGAGCCCAAGAAAACAAGGTgtcctttcacaggaacacatgagcccaacaaatagaccattttcgaattctcgcggctggactggatctagcatggaacggaggctaatgtgggtaaatctttttaaatgcaaattaatttgcccgcgttagcctccatttcattctagatccagtccaaccgttagaatacgaaactggcctattgacctgctcccaactacTGGAGGGGCTTCATAGGTCATTTGCTAGAGCATTGCACTGTTATCACAGAGGTAATGGGTCCAAAAccattgaatttttcaagtgtctgtaagagacaatgaATTATTGCTTAAAATGTCTGGAGTTACAcgtaagtgtgaggatcacttctccctttcgtcTAAAAcgcgcacttcaaatataataattattgtaatacaTTATTTCAAAACACTTGGGTTGTGAGATACTTATTACGTTTGGGTAATCAAACAAATTCTGGGGAAAAGAAAACCATGTAGCCAACAGTTCTGTGCTCATTAAATTCAATGACATTATGTACTGAATGTTGTGAGAGGCATACATGTACAATCATGTACTTGTAACAGTGATACTcattaaatacatgtactgtagctGGCAATGTTCCTGATAATCCAGTTGATTGTTTTGGACTGTCACCAACATACACTGTAATTCTGTTTTGTAACACcattttttgctattttcaaGGTTTTTTGTGTGGCCTTGTTTGATAAAGAGGATATACAACAAGATCTACTTCTTATGGTTGCTGAAAGCTCAGATGAATCAACATTTGTAATTTATGGAGAAACGTATGTCTTTCATTCgtttaattacatgtacatgtaatgttgGATTTGCACTGAATGGCAACTGAATGCAACTGAATGGTTGCTAATTTGCAAAAATTCACGCTGTATACTGTAGTAATGATATTCATGAGGGGAAGGGTTTGGCTTATTTACCAACATTGCCACCATTTTTGCCAAGTTACATGTAGTACATACAAAAGTTAATCACCCATGCATCTTTCTTTTGCATATAATGCATTTGACCCCAGTCACACAGCCAGGGCCAATTGAATTGGCCCAATTGCATTCAAGTTTCAAGGGTATCTGCCTTGGACACAACACTGaagttgaagacaaagaaaaaatatgaaCTAACAATCTTTACCATGTTATTGGCTCTGTAAAAAAGGTTTAAAGGATTCTGtgtcattgtacatgtaaactCATCTGAATTTATCACTGTACACCAAATGTTCTTTGCTtgcaagaagaaagaaaacttgtttGACCATAACTTTGATATTACATTTTTCACTTAGTTATCTTTGGTCTAAacaagaaattcaaacaaaaagaaaatcttactAAAGGGGACCTGACTCTATTTGAGGgaagattaattttttttttctctgtgtaCAAGTGTGAACAATTCAAGATAATAATAACCCAATGAACAAGTACATGCATATGCATACAATGTACTTTTCATAATTTATTCGGACTTCATAAGAAGACTGATCTCTATCTCACATTGCTTAAGGAAGCTGaaggtgagattttttttttcattcaattccTTGAttgtttctctcttttttttttttttttttttttttgtctgattTCATAACtgccttgaaaatgaaaatctttCATATCCCTTTGGGAAACAAACGCACTAAAAACGACCTGCAAGAGTCCAAGCTAACCATTTGCTTTGTTATTTTGTTGCACACCAGATTCTCTGTAAAGGAAGAGGAAAGTCGTCACTGTTACGTCACGATATGTGCTGCCCCGTCACCAGGCGCGTGCCAGGGGTGTAAAAGTGCAAACAAGTGTTTAAAGCATTCATTTGTGGTGCATTTTAACTACGACCTTTTACCCCCATTTCCAACTTTTATCCCTTCTATAAGTCTAAGAACGGAGGACACAGTTCTTATCAACACAGGAGACTTTCTCATGGCATTGAAGGTCTTAACATtcgaagaaaatgacaaacaCGTTTTAGAGTATCTTGAGAGGTCGTTTGTGGGAATTTCCCAGACGGAAGACTGGCCATCAAGGGATATGTCAAGTGAGATTTTCTCTAAAGAGGTGGGCAAAATAAACGTGTCTTTGCAATCTTCGACAGAAGAAAGTTTAGGCATGCATACTTCTGAAAATACGTCCTATCACAATAGTGAAAATTCAATTTCTGATTTGTCCAGTTTTAAAACTGATACTGGGTGGAGTCTGAATTCAAATGGCAGTGACGATAATTATGGCATATGTGGCTCGAAAACGCATGTGGTGAACAAACGTCTTGAAAGGCACACATTAGTTTCCAACTTCGTGAATGAGCTTAATAAAATCCACTTAAAGAAGACGCGGGCTAATGACCATCATGTGTCATCTTCTCGAGAAACGTCCATTTCAAGTCACCAAGGTGGCCATTGTGatggaaatgaaaaacaagcaaaattttCCGGATCAGACCAAGTGAAGGAAAGTAGGGAAGATGAAAACCACAGCAGTTATGCCTTATGCACGTTACAAGTACTTGTAGACAAAGGCACTGTTACGTGCAGTTCATTTGAGAAGTCTGTCGATTCCTTGGAAAACCAGGATAAGACTGAGAAAGTTATGAGACACTGTACAGGAAGCAAAGTTTCTGGGAACTTAAACAGCCCTAGCAACAGTATAAAACATGTGCTTTTCCGTCAAATGGATTCGCCGGATTCAAGGACCGATTTGAATACATTGGACTACAATAATAACGATGCTTGTGATGAAGATTGTTGTGACTCGGTGCATCTCAAGAAAGAGCATGGTACTTGTTGTACCTCGTGTAGTATACATCCATCAGTCGATCCACCTTTAATTTATAGCGAGAACTTAACGTCCTCAGTCCTCAAGATGCATACAGAGACAAAGAATAATTATAGCTTGGATGACGTGTCTGATGAGTTTGATTTGTATGATGGATCTCTGCCAATCAAAGTTACAAATCTCCATGGTGATCCACTGAAACAAGTCGGAAAgctaaacaaaaacaatcccgacTCAAATCAGTCGTTCATGAAAAGTCTTGACAATCCAGGTCTTCATGAGCAGGTATTGACTGTTCATCAAATGACGCTCGACTTAGAACAGTGTATCAGTGAGATGATTAAAGCTCACGAAGGCCTCACGAACTGTTACAAGTCACTCAGAGACTATGACGTTCAAATAGTGGATGTGTGTCCAGACAGTGGTGTGGTTATTGTTCTGGCCAGAATTCTGGTTTACACCCGCAAAGGGCAGACACCTGATTCCTGTGGTTTGCCTGTTAGTCCAAGGTGGGTACaacattaagtgttttgttatacctcccaactcaaaatagaacaatacacagataaaaattatttgcttgacgtcggctggcgtacagatttgccgccgtttcaaaggtgcacgacctgaccacgtgtgagtcgaaagttcaagttgttgttgccctagggcgtcatgacgttttgaccaatgacacgtgacacgttctcccagaaaacgtatttgagttgggtgGTATAACAATGGtttatttattgtttaattCCAGTTTctgaaagtacatgtacattcattCTCTTAAAGTATAGCATGAGGACAATCAGCTATGAAGACAAGGGACTCTTATAATTTCTCCAAGTACCGTGTACTCTtgggggctgtttacatggaggtaggaagatcctagcaccaggaagatcctagaatggtactagggacaaaaaaacaaacatggcggcgacGGGGTGTTCACGGTATTCAGCTGCCATAGGTCGACAATTTCGTCTGGCGTTGCCACAGGACGATTCTAATGATTCTGATGACCGCCGACAATATTCAAGACCAGTTTTGTTTCATGAGTTGAGAGATTGCCAGGAGGAAGATGGAAAGGAAGTTATTAAAGCTTGTAAGGAGAGTTGAAGGACCCAAATtacatgtttgttgttctcgcccgccatcttgctttcattctccacttccacctagacagaaatttctgcatgtaaaccaaacgaaaagttgtttcgcctttTAGGATCTTCcaagtgctaggatcttcctacctccatgtaaacagtcCCTTGGTCATTTGGGAAAGCCgagaatttgttttctttttctttgcaacTGTAAGTTTTTCCTTTTACCGTCATTAAGTACAGTACTTCAGATAACCTTTTGATGCTGCAGGGTAAACCTACATTTAGCCTCAAAGTTGCATCAGTTGGAGTACATTATTTATGATTTCCGCGTGGGACGGGGGGAAAAGCGGGGGCGGGGGTGGAGTGGTGTTTTTATCCTACACACCATTTTATGTACTTTAAGATCTTATTCaaaccagttgttcaaaaatcGAGCAATGTCTTTACTTTTTTCGGCAAATTATTCCTTCGATTTTATTGACtgcaataaaattgaaatcattcGTGTGTCTTTTTGTCCTGTCAGCCCCGAGTTACAGAGCACAGGTTTCCTATTTTCCTGGAAGGTCTGTGGAGGTGAAGTGAGAATTCTTCAAGTGTTTGGTTTGGACAGCTACCCTGAAAACAGGAAGTACAGAACGTTTAATGTGGCAGCCAAGGAAGCGAGCGAATTTCGGACCAAGTTCTCAGTTCCGCGGAGCATTTCCTCTTTTGTTCAGGCATTTTCTAACCACACTGTATTCACTGGAAAATCTCTCAAGTATCTGAGGCATCCTTTTTTGCCACTCGTGTTGGTTCTAtaaaagtggggggggggggttgaagtttcgatttgagttttttcctttgttgacCAGTGATAATGGGAAGCTTAACCAACGGCGACGGCAaggagaacgtcacaaatttgcatatttggtgggcaaaaacaaaagctttctacgctctgcacgtgcgtttttcacttttgtccatttctttgccgtcatcagcaaaacaacaacgtgaaatagccaaatttgaggttttatcatGGACGTCAGCatttgaggataaattttcattttctcgcctaaattaagtgccgttcccAACAGGGTCATTtctgaggaactaccacacccttgtcgtgttaaaggttgaaatagtcacgaagcgattaaaataacgcgaatttatattttaagatgacgttctcgtcgccgttgtcgttgcttaatccccctattagggagcttaagcaacgacaacggcgacggcaacgagaacgtcacaaatttgcatatttagtgggcaaaaacaatagctttgcacgccctgcacgtgcgtttttcacttttgtccatttcgttgccgtcgtcagcaaaacaacaacgtgaaatagccaagcttttggttttatgaagaacgtcagcacttgaggataaattttcgctttctctcctaaaatggagtgccgttccgactggtgtcatctttgagaaagtaccacacccttgtcatattaaaaacgctgaaatagtcacgaagcgattaaaataacgcaaatttatattttgagatgacgttctctttgccgtcgccgttgtcgttgcttaagctccctattattgttTGGTGGCGTTCTGCAACCAGGACAGTAGTGCTTCCCATATTTGTAAAGTAatcaatataaatgtggttgtgtgacaACCTTGTTCCCTGGGCTTTGCACCGCCGAGAGTAACtactactaattcaaaggtatttttgcgcggtttactgaatgtgcgggaaaagctgatccacgcatttttcgaagataattaatcaacaatatttgtaaagagctttaaaatacaaagcaatgtatggcgttcttttccaaattgaagcttaattatctctgcaaaaagcgtggttaccccaaattttcttttttggataccaagagcacttgctaagttctgcaaTCTCCGCATagtttgaaccgcgcaaaaatatccctgtattaataagcaccacccataggaaatccgagtatatcgagatgcacagaacgtatgcgcaagaacaatagtaggcaccgcccgtAAGCTCCCTTCCCCATCTTGGCGAGAAGACAAACGCGATAGGAGGTGCAGTTTTTCTTGGAATATCTAAAAAGCTCCTGTTCGTCAACAATATATTTTATTGCTAATTTAAAGTGCAATGTAAAATGGTTCCGCTTTAGACGTTTTATGGACGTTTTATGCATTTCCTAATTTTTCCGTCCGTTCGTCTGTATGTTTTTCACAAGAAATATTTCGGTCATggcgtcgtttcttaaactccctaatactCTCTCTACTGAAGAAGAGACGGCCCTGGAAACAAGGTTCTGATGTCGAGTCAAGAAGGCCTAATACCTTTACTAGAAAAaatcatgaccttgaagcatttaacttgcgttcagagctggggttttttgagtttgaaaatttcctgATTTGGATGTAACGCAgttcgtgcattttcccgcgcgtgcagcatcgatcttgtttttgtccatatttgggcataaaattggtgtcgtaaaatccccagcttttttccagggaaaaga
This portion of the Montipora capricornis isolate CH-2021 chromosome 11, ASM3666992v2, whole genome shotgun sequence genome encodes:
- the LOC138024313 gene encoding uncharacterized protein, with product MTDNIVSKLALRETMGTLQPYSRANRLRLFKKCPQRFCIPLKSILDVNGDLMRGHVILGFTKSGKYLISYCLKIDSDDASPLPCYRYSLHWWQFNQQRPLVQVFCVALFDKEDIQQDLLLMVAESSDESTFVIYGETFSVKEEESRHCYVTICAAPSPGACQGCKSANKCLKHSFVVHFNYDLLPPFPTFIPSISLRTEDTVLINTGDFLMALKVLTFEENDKHVLEYLERSFVGISQTEDWPSRDMSSEIFSKEVGKINVSLQSSTEESLGMHTSENTSYHNSENSISDLSSFKTDTGWSLNSNGSDDNYGICGSKTHVVNKRLERHTLVSNFVNELNKIHLKKTRANDHHVSSSRETSISSHQGGHCDGNEKQAKFSGSDQVKESREDENHSSYALCTLQVLVDKGTVTCSSFEKSVDSLENQDKTEKVMRHCTGSKVSGNLNSPSNSIKHVLFRQMDSPDSRTDLNTLDYNNNDACDEDCCDSVHLKKEHGTCCTSCSIHPSVDPPLIYSENLTSSVLKMHTETKNNYSLDDVSDEFDLYDGSLPIKVTNLHGDPLKQVGKLNKNNPDSNQSFMKSLDNPGLHEQVLTVHQMTLDLEQCISEMIKAHEGLTNCYKSLRDYDVQIVDVCPDSGVVIVLARILVYTRKGQTPDSCGLPVSPSPELQSTGFLFSWKVCGGEVRILQVFGLDSYPENRKYRTFNVAAKEASEFRTKFSVPRSISSFVQAFSNHTVFTGKSLKYLRHPFLPLVLVL